The following proteins are encoded in a genomic region of Streptomyces gobiensis:
- a CDS encoding RNA polymerase sigma factor translates to MSASTSRTLPAEIAESESVMALIERGKAEGQIAGDDVRRAFEADQIPPTQWKNVLRSLNQILDEEGVTLMVSAAEAPKRTRKSVAAKTPAKRTATKAVAAKTTAAKKATAAAKTASAEDAEVTEGTDELSESKPAKKAAAKKTAAKKTAVKKTAAKKTATKKTAAKKSVVDELLEGDDEGIEEPPAKGGKAGAEDAAASDGKTENEGFVLSDDDEDDAPAQQVAAAGATADPVKDYLKQIGKVPLLNAEQEVELAKRIEAGLFAEDKLAGSDKLAPKLKRELEIIAEDGRRAKNHLLEANLRLVVSLAKRYTGRGMLFLDLIQEGNLGLIRAVEKFDYTKGYKFSTYATWWIRQAITRAMADQARTIRIPVHMVEVINKLARVQRQMLQDLGREPTPEELAKELDMTPEKVVEVQKYGREPISLHTPLGEDGDSEFGDLIEDSEAVVPADAVSFTLLQEQLHSVLDTLSEREAGVVSMRFGLTDGQPKTLDEIGKVYGVTRERIRQIESKTMSKLRHPSRSQVLRDYLD, encoded by the coding sequence GTGTCGGCCAGCACATCCCGTACGCTCCCCGCGGAGATCGCCGAGTCCGAGTCTGTGATGGCGCTCATCGAGCGGGGAAAGGCTGAGGGGCAGATCGCCGGCGATGACGTGCGTCGGGCCTTCGAGGCTGACCAGATTCCGCCAACCCAGTGGAAGAACGTTCTGCGCAGCCTCAACCAAATCCTCGACGAGGAGGGTGTGACGCTGATGGTGAGTGCCGCCGAGGCGCCCAAGCGCACCCGTAAGAGCGTCGCAGCGAAGACCCCGGCCAAACGCACCGCCACCAAGGCGGTCGCCGCCAAGACCACCGCCGCCAAGAAGGCCACCGCCGCCGCGAAGACGGCGTCGGCTGAGGACGCCGAGGTCACCGAGGGCACTGACGAGCTGTCGGAGTCGAAGCCCGCCAAGAAGGCCGCTGCGAAGAAGACCGCCGCCAAGAAGACCGCCGTGAAGAAGACGGCGGCGAAGAAGACGGCCACCAAGAAGACGGCCGCTAAGAAGTCCGTCGTCGACGAGCTGCTTGAAGGTGATGACGAGGGCATCGAGGAGCCCCCCGCCAAGGGCGGCAAGGCCGGGGCGGAAGACGCCGCCGCCTCCGATGGCAAGACCGAGAACGAGGGTTTCGTCCTCTCCGACGACGACGAGGACGACGCTCCCGCCCAGCAGGTCGCCGCGGCCGGCGCCACCGCCGACCCGGTCAAGGACTATCTCAAGCAGATCGGCAAGGTCCCGCTGCTCAACGCCGAGCAGGAGGTCGAACTCGCCAAGCGCATCGAGGCGGGGCTGTTCGCCGAGGACAAGCTGGCGGGTTCGGACAAGCTCGCGCCCAAGCTCAAGCGTGAGCTGGAGATCATCGCCGAGGACGGCCGCCGGGCCAAGAATCACCTCCTGGAGGCCAACCTCCGCCTCGTGGTCTCGCTGGCCAAGCGGTACACCGGTCGCGGCATGCTCTTCCTGGACCTGATCCAGGAGGGCAACCTCGGTCTCATCCGCGCCGTTGAGAAGTTCGACTACACCAAGGGCTACAAGTTCTCCACGTATGCCACGTGGTGGATCCGGCAGGCCATCACACGCGCCATGGCTGACCAGGCCCGCACCATCCGTATCCCGGTGCACATGGTGGAGGTCATCAACAAGCTGGCCCGTGTCCAGCGCCAGATGCTCCAGGATCTGGGCCGCGAGCCCACCCCGGAGGAGCTGGCCAAGGAGCTGGACATGACGCCCGAGAAGGTCGTCGAGGTCCAGAAGTACGGCCGTGAGCCGATCTCCCTGCACACCCCGCTGGGGGAGGACGGCGACAGCGAGTTCGGTGACCTCATTGAGGACTCCGAGGCCGTCGTCCCGGCCGACGCGGTCAGCTTCACCCTTCTCCAGGAGCAGCTGCACTCCGTCCTCGACACGCTCAGCGAGCGTGAGGCGGGCGTGGTCTCCATGCGCTTCGGTCTCACCGACGGCCAGCCGAAGACTCTCGATGAGATCGGCAAGGTCTACGGCGTGACCCGTGAGCGGATCCGGCAGATCGAGTCCAAGACCATGTCAAAGCTGCGCCACCCGTCCCGCTCTCAGGTCCTGCGGGACTACCTGGACTGA
- a CDS encoding S1 family peptidase — MRPFSSSLLSSPLLGIAIAIGIMAPATLALPPPASAGQVIIGGSPVPVAEHPWAVALASRAVFGDARSGQFCGGAVVGPRTVVTAAHCFSSEVLGRDHTQIRDLRVIAGREDLRGNTGKELALRATWVNPDFDTETNAGDLAVLQLAEPLPAGYVIPMAGEDDPAYAPETQAAVYGWGDTRGDGSYADRLRSARVRMLDDKICATAYPGGAGGTYQADTMVCAGEPKGGRDACQGDSGGPLVAQGRLVGLVSWGSGCGQRGRPGVYTRVGAIRDLVREHGAEPSPLRTWPFPLRT; from the coding sequence ATGCGTCCTTTCTCTTCCTCGCTGCTCTCTTCCCCGCTGCTCGGCATCGCCATCGCCATCGGCATCATGGCGCCAGCCACCCTTGCCCTGCCGCCTCCTGCCTCAGCTGGCCAGGTCATCATCGGTGGCAGCCCGGTCCCCGTCGCAGAGCATCCATGGGCCGTGGCCCTGGCCAGCCGCGCCGTATTCGGCGACGCCAGGTCCGGACAGTTCTGCGGCGGTGCGGTGGTGGGCCCGCGCACCGTGGTCACGGCGGCACACTGCTTCAGCTCGGAGGTGCTCGGCCGTGACCACACCCAGATCCGTGATCTGCGGGTCATCGCAGGCCGGGAAGACCTGCGCGGCAATACGGGCAAGGAGCTGGCGCTCCGTGCCACCTGGGTGAATCCGGACTTTGACACCGAGACCAACGCCGGGGATCTCGCCGTGCTCCAGCTTGCTGAACCGCTGCCCGCCGGCTACGTCATCCCCATGGCAGGCGAGGACGACCCGGCGTACGCACCGGAGACGCAAGCGGCGGTCTACGGCTGGGGGGACACCCGCGGTGACGGCAGCTACGCCGACCGGCTGCGCTCGGCGCGGGTGCGGATGCTTGACGACAAGATCTGCGCCACCGCGTATCCCGGCGGTGCTGGTGGCACGTACCAGGCCGACACGATGGTCTGTGCCGGAGAGCCCAAGGGCGGGCGGGATGCCTGCCAGGGTGACAGCGGTGGTCCGCTGGTCGCCCAGGGGCGGCTGGTGGGCCTGGTGTCCTGGGGCTCGGGCTGTGGTCAGCGGGGACGGCCGGGGGTGTACACCCGGGTCGGAGCCATCCGGGACCTGGTGCGGGAGCACGGGGCTGAGCCTTCCCCGCTACGGACATGGCCCTTCCCTCTGCGGACATGA
- a CDS encoding DUF7455 domain-containing protein, with the protein MTTVLTPASPLTAADRCDRCGAQAYLRVVLLSGGELLFCAHHGRKFEPELKKIAAEIQDETERLTATPAAAGDQS; encoded by the coding sequence GTGACTACTGTTCTGACACCCGCGAGCCCGCTGACGGCCGCTGACCGCTGCGACCGCTGCGGCGCCCAGGCATACCTGCGCGTCGTACTGCTCAGTGGCGGAGAGCTGCTGTTCTGCGCTCACCACGGCCGCAAGTTCGAGCCAGAACTCAAGAAGATCGCCGCGGAAATACAGGACGAGACGGAGCGGCTGACCGCCACTCCGGCAGCTGCTGGCGACCAGAGCTGA